In a single window of the Panthera leo isolate Ple1 chromosome A1, P.leo_Ple1_pat1.1, whole genome shotgun sequence genome:
- the LOC122199883 gene encoding LOW QUALITY PROTEIN: olfactory receptor 2G3-like (The sequence of the model RefSeq protein was modified relative to this genomic sequence to represent the inferred CDS: inserted 1 base in 1 codon): protein MVIPNVSSFDGFFLLGFSEQPLLKMTLFVIILFFYLLTLLGNIAIIILAHLDPWLHTPMYFFFTHLSLMDLCYTTSTVPQLLFNLQCPEKTITYGGCVGQLYVSLAMGSTECILLAVMAVDRYVAVCWPLHYTVLLHPRLSWQMVAITWLTSLVSSLVQTVFITQVPLCGRNVIDHIFCEAPVLLKLACVDTTFNQMELFLVNAFLLLVPLSFLXSYICIAQAMWKIQSHEGRQKALGTCSSHLVVVFLFYGTAMPTYLQPTAATSQDWDKLMALLYGIVTPTLNPFIYTLRNKDMKGALRKMIGKD from the exons ATGGTTATTCCTAATGTCAGCTCCTTTGATGGATTTTTCCTGTTGGGCTTCTCTGAGCAACCTCTGTTAAAGATGACCCTTTTTGTTATCATCCTGTTTTTCTACTTGTTGACTCTGCTTGGCAATATCGCCATCATTATATTGGCTCATCTGGATCCCTGGCTCCACACCccaatgtattttttcttcactcACTTGTCTTTAATGGACCTCTGCTACACCACCAGCACAGTTCCCCAGCTGCTGTTTAACCTGCAGTGTCCAGAAAAGACAATAACCTATGGAGGCTGTGTTGGTCAGCTGTATGTGTCCTTGGCAATGGGTTCCACAGAATGCATTCTCCTTGCAGTCATGGCTGTTGACCGCTATGTGGCAGTATGCTGGCCTTTGCACTACACCGTTCTCCTGCATCCACGCCTCAGTTGGCAAATGGTGGCCATAACCTGGCTGACCAGCTTGGTTAGCTCACTGGTGCAGACTGTGTTCATCACACAGGTTCCTCTTTGTGGAAGGAATGTTATAGACCATATCTTCTGTGAAGCACCAGTTCTCCTCAAACTTGCTTGTGTGGATACCACATTTAATCAGATGGAACTCTTCCTGGTTAACGCATTTTTACTGCTGGTGCCTCTCTCATTCT TTTCCTACATCTGCATTGCTCAGGCTATGTGGAAGATCCAGTCGCATGAAGGCCGCCAAAAGGCCCTTGGGACTTGCTCTTCACATCTGGTGGTGGTGTTTCTCTTCTATGGCACTGCTATGCCCACTTATCTGCAGCCCACTGCAGCCACCTCCCAGGACTGGGACAAGTTAATGGCCTTGCTCTACGGAATTGTCACTCCAACTCTAAATCCTTTCATCTACACATTACGTAACAAAGACATGAAAGGGGCACTGAGGAAGATGATAgggaaagattaa